A window from Flavobacterium sp. 83 encodes these proteins:
- a CDS encoding Cof-type HAD-IIB family hydrolase, whose protein sequence is MKYKMLVLDMDDTLLTDDHTISSENATMLSKARELGVYIVLASGRPTPAMIAYAKELQLDNSYMISYNGAVITDLKEDKIIFEQTLTQEQIHELYDYSLKSKTHIITYLDGKIVSETDSEYIDIEKNITGLEHNKVVSFKDEVQSSAIKCILLEEPSYLKTVEKDLKAAMPHLSVCMSKPFFLEVAQNGIDKGASIKFLAEKLNILQSEIIAVGNAGNDLTMIQYAGLGVWVDNVDPELRDKGDVIVASNNDHGVAEVVRRFILN, encoded by the coding sequence ATGAAATATAAAATGTTAGTTTTGGACATGGACGACACTTTGTTGACCGATGACCATACCATATCAAGCGAGAATGCAACAATGTTATCTAAAGCAAGGGAATTAGGGGTTTACATTGTTTTAGCTTCCGGTAGACCAACACCTGCGATGATTGCTTACGCCAAAGAATTGCAATTGGATAATTCCTATATGATATCGTATAACGGAGCTGTAATTACTGATTTAAAAGAAGATAAAATCATTTTTGAGCAAACTTTGACTCAAGAACAAATTCATGAATTGTATGATTACAGTTTAAAAAGTAAAACACATATTATTACTTATCTTGATGGGAAAATTGTAAGTGAGACGGATTCTGAGTACATTGACATTGAAAAAAATATCACCGGATTAGAGCATAATAAAGTGGTAAGTTTTAAAGATGAGGTTCAGTCTTCGGCCATAAAATGTATTTTATTGGAAGAACCAAGTTATCTTAAAACAGTAGAAAAAGACTTGAAAGCGGCTATGCCTCATCTTAGTGTATGTATGTCAAAACCATTCTTTCTTGAAGTAGCCCAAAACGGAATTGATAAAGGCGCCAGTATCAAATTTTTAGCAGAAAAATTAAATATTCTTCAAAGCGAGATCATAGCCGTTGGAAACGCAGGAAATGATTTGACGATGATTCAATATGCCGGATTAGGGGTTTGGGTAGATAATGTAGATCCTGAATTGAGAGATAAAGGAGATGTTATTGTTGCTTCAAATAATGATCATGGCGTAG
- a CDS encoding ABC transporter permease: MSIISLIIKREFIAKVRNKSFIVMTFLSPLLFVGIAAFVGYLSSMKADTKRIAIHDESGLFAKEFTAQNVKKGEYKYLDLSQIDLKFLKDSITNENYEGLLYIPKENNSKDFENKIQFISNSSPSISFIENVQDVIANKLTKNNLEKAHLDTLAIKNAQSKVNINLTKASGEESVKGLNEIKIGIGGAFGYLIMMFIIIYGNMVMRSVIEEKTNRIVEIIISSVKPFQLMMGKIVGTALAGLLQFIIWAVIGLSLMFAASIFFGVNVGPTARISPELMHTAQQEFAGTAQMYIKELWNLPIASILIGFVIYFIGGYFLYSSFYAAIGAAVDNQTDSQQFLLPIIMPLMLSVYIGFFTVINDPHGTIAIIFSMVPLTSPIVMLMRIPFGVPWWQIAISITLLFGTFFSVVWFAAKIYRVGILMYGKKPTWNELYRWLKY, encoded by the coding sequence ATGAGCATAATTTCATTAATCATAAAAAGAGAATTTATTGCCAAAGTGCGTAATAAATCTTTTATTGTCATGACTTTTCTAAGTCCGTTATTGTTTGTGGGAATAGCTGCGTTTGTGGGGTATTTAAGTTCCATGAAAGCGGATACCAAACGAATCGCCATTCACGATGAATCTGGTTTATTTGCAAAGGAATTTACAGCTCAAAATGTTAAGAAAGGAGAATACAAATACCTCGATTTGTCTCAAATAGATTTGAAATTCCTCAAAGACAGCATCACAAACGAAAACTACGAAGGATTACTATATATTCCTAAAGAGAACAATTCTAAAGATTTCGAAAATAAAATTCAATTTATTTCAAACAGCAGCCCAAGTATTTCATTCATTGAAAATGTTCAGGATGTGATAGCAAATAAGCTAACAAAAAATAATTTAGAAAAAGCCCATTTGGATACATTGGCTATCAAAAATGCCCAATCCAAAGTGAATATTAACTTGACAAAAGCTTCTGGAGAAGAAAGTGTTAAAGGATTGAACGAAATAAAAATAGGTATTGGAGGCGCTTTTGGCTATCTTATTATGATGTTCATTATCATCTACGGCAACATGGTGATGCGAAGCGTTATCGAAGAAAAAACGAATAGAATTGTAGAAATCATCATTTCCTCCGTGAAACCATTTCAATTGATGATGGGAAAAATTGTAGGAACGGCATTAGCCGGGTTATTGCAATTTATTATTTGGGCCGTTATCGGACTGTCTTTAATGTTTGCCGCGTCAATATTTTTTGGTGTAAACGTTGGGCCAACAGCTAGAATTTCACCCGAATTAATGCATACTGCCCAACAAGAATTTGCAGGAACTGCTCAAATGTATATCAAAGAATTATGGAATTTACCCATTGCAAGTATCTTGATTGGATTTGTGATTTATTTCATTGGAGGTTATTTTCTGTATAGTTCATTTTATGCTGCAATTGGGGCCGCAGTCGACAATCAAACCGACTCACAACAGTTTCTTTTGCCTATCATTATGCCATTAATGTTGAGCGTTTACATCGGTTTTTTTACTGTTATAAACGATCCTCACGGAACAATTGCAATCATTTTTTCAATGGTTCCGCTTACTTCTCCCATCGTTATGCTCATGCGAATCCCATTTGGCGTACCTTGGTGGCAAATTGCAATATCAATAACATTATTATTCGGTACGTTCTTTTCAGTGGTTTGGTTTGCAGCCAAAATATACCGGGTAGGAATACTCATGTACGGCAAAAAACCAACATGGAACGAATTATACCGATGGTTGAAATATTAA
- a CDS encoding DUF2007 domain-containing protein has product MGLMKVFSGSEILALALQQRIEAIGVDTVLKNNIQSARLGGFGNSDLAVELFVQETEFAKVNPVIEEFRMSI; this is encoded by the coding sequence ATGGGATTAATGAAAGTGTTTTCGGGAAGTGAAATTTTAGCTTTGGCGCTACAACAGAGAATTGAAGCAATAGGAGTCGATACCGTTTTGAAAAATAACATACAATCAGCTCGATTAGGAGGATTTGGAAATTCAGATTTAGCTGTTGAATTATTTGTTCAGGAAACGGAGTTTGCGAAAGTGAATCCAGTTATTGAAGAATTTAGAATGAGTATTTAA
- a CDS encoding sigma-54 dependent transcriptional regulator: MSKILIIEDEAAIRRVLTKILSEENDTYQVEEAEDGAVGFEKIKNNDYDLVLCDIKMPKMDGVEVLEAVKKIKPEIPMVMISGHGDMETAINTMRLGAFDYISKPPDLNRLLNTVRNALDKKQLVVENKILKKKVSKNYEMIGESEAINHIKVMIEKVAQTEARVLITGPNGTGKELVAHQLHEKSERANFPLIEVNCAAIPSELIESELFGHVKGAFTSAVKDRAGKFEAADKGTIFLDEIGDMSLSAQAKVLRALQESMITRVGADKDIKVDVRVVAATNKDLKKEIAEGRFREDLYHRLAVILIKVPSLNDRRDDIPMLISHFADKIASEQGNTVKKFSAAAIRLLQEYDWTGNIRELRNVVERLIILGGSEISESDVKLFASK; encoded by the coding sequence ATGTCAAAAATACTAATCATAGAAGACGAAGCCGCTATTCGAAGAGTACTCACAAAAATACTCTCTGAAGAAAATGACACCTATCAGGTTGAGGAAGCCGAAGACGGTGCTGTAGGTTTTGAAAAAATAAAAAACAACGATTACGATTTGGTTTTGTGCGATATCAAAATGCCAAAAATGGACGGTGTTGAGGTTCTGGAAGCAGTAAAAAAAATCAAACCCGAAATTCCTATGGTTATGATTTCTGGCCATGGAGATATGGAAACGGCTATCAATACGATGCGTTTGGGGGCATTTGATTATATTTCAAAACCGCCGGATTTAAACCGATTATTGAATACGGTTCGTAATGCTTTAGACAAAAAACAACTCGTAGTTGAAAATAAAATTCTAAAGAAAAAAGTTAGTAAAAACTACGAAATGATTGGCGAAAGCGAAGCCATCAATCACATCAAAGTGATGATTGAGAAGGTTGCGCAAACTGAAGCACGAGTTTTAATTACGGGACCAAATGGAACCGGAAAAGAATTAGTTGCACATCAATTGCACGAAAAAAGTGAACGGGCTAATTTCCCTTTAATCGAAGTGAACTGTGCTGCCATTCCAAGCGAATTAATTGAAAGTGAATTATTCGGTCACGTAAAAGGAGCGTTTACATCGGCAGTGAAAGACCGCGCAGGGAAATTTGAAGCCGCAGATAAAGGAACTATCTTCTTAGATGAAATTGGTGACATGAGTCTTTCGGCGCAAGCCAAAGTATTGCGTGCTTTACAAGAAAGCATGATTACTAGAGTGGGAGCAGATAAAGATATTAAAGTCGATGTTCGCGTAGTTGCGGCTACCAATAAAGATTTGAAAAAAGAAATTGCCGAAGGGCGTTTCCGTGAGGATTTATACCATCGTTTGGCAGTTATCCTGATAAAAGTACCATCATTGAATGACAGACGCGATGATATCCCAATGTTGATTTCGCATTTTGCGGATAAAATTGCTTCAGAGCAAGGAAATACCGTAAAAAAATTCTCTGCAGCAGCGATTCGTTTATTGCAAGAATACGATTGGACAGGGAATATCCGTGAATTGAGAAATGTAGTGGAGCGCTTGATTATCCTTGGCGGAAGCGAAATTTCCGAAAGTGATGTGAAGTTATTCGCAAGTAAATAA
- a CDS encoding DEAD/DEAH box helicase yields the protein MKLKKINEKLQEALIENGLTEANAMQQETFSTLKSGADCIVIAPKGSGKSTTIVLNVIQRLSGATEESPRALIIVEDKAKVLEMVALFEKYGKHSSLEVYGVHDKGDMEYDKNYISSGIDVLIGTPNKLSDMFTTAGYNVNRLKMFILDDADPILKLRHETKIMRISNSIVKTQRIIFTEQFTERIEILAEKMLVEPFEFDFDGDEDEDFEEEEEDLEPEAGDDFDEQEGDEENGNN from the coding sequence ATGAAACTAAAAAAAATAAACGAAAAGTTACAGGAAGCCTTAATTGAAAACGGTTTGACAGAGGCCAATGCAATGCAACAAGAAACATTTTCGACACTGAAAAGTGGAGCGGATTGTATTGTTATTGCTCCAAAAGGAAGCGGGAAATCAACAACAATTGTGCTAAATGTAATTCAGAGATTGTCTGGTGCAACCGAAGAATCTCCGAGAGCTTTGATTATTGTGGAGGACAAAGCTAAAGTATTAGAAATGGTAGCGCTTTTTGAAAAATATGGTAAGCATTCAAGTTTAGAAGTGTATGGTGTGCATGACAAAGGCGATATGGAATATGATAAAAATTATATTTCTTCAGGAATTGATGTGTTGATTGGGACTCCAAATAAATTAAGTGATATGTTCACTACTGCTGGTTATAATGTAAACCGATTGAAAATGTTTATTTTAGATGATGCAGATCCAATTTTAAAATTGCGTCATGAAACTAAAATCATGCGTATTTCGAATAGTATTGTCAAAACGCAACGTATTATCTTTACAGAACAATTCACGGAGCGAATAGAAATTCTTGCCGAAAAAATGTTGGTAGAGCCTTTTGAATTCGATTTTGACGGGGATGAAGATGAAGATTTTGAAGAAGAAGAAGAAGATTTAGAGCCTGAAGCAGGTGACGACTTTGATGAGCAAGAAGGTGATGAGGAAAATGGTAATAATTAA
- a CDS encoding ABC transporter ATP-binding protein: MSNILEVNKVVKQYGDYVALNEVSLTVPKGSIYGLLGPNGAGKTSLIRIINQITLPDSGEIILDGEKLQPKHVQYIGYLPEERGLYNTMKVGEQCLYLAQMKGLSKTEAKIQLEYWFDRLEIQGWWNKKIQELSKGMAQKIQFVVCVLHKPKLLIFDEPFSGFDPVNANVIKDEILKLREDGATIIFSTHRMESVEELCDHIALIHKSNKLIEGKLDDVKRQFKTNSFEVGILSDNVEGLMYAVTQKFTVGPANFKSLNNELKLEIQLGNSTPNELLNILTQRGQVTHFVEKIPSVNDIFIQTVTK, from the coding sequence ATGAGTAATATACTTGAAGTTAATAAAGTCGTCAAGCAATACGGTGATTATGTGGCGCTTAACGAGGTTTCATTAACTGTTCCCAAAGGAAGTATCTACGGACTTTTAGGGCCAAATGGTGCAGGTAAAACATCGCTTATCCGAATAATAAATCAAATTACATTACCTGATAGTGGCGAAATTATTTTGGATGGTGAAAAACTGCAACCTAAACACGTTCAATATATAGGGTATTTACCTGAAGAAAGAGGATTGTACAACACGATGAAAGTGGGGGAGCAATGTTTGTATCTGGCGCAAATGAAAGGTCTTTCTAAGACTGAGGCGAAGATACAACTAGAATATTGGTTTGACAGATTGGAAATTCAAGGCTGGTGGAACAAGAAAATTCAGGAACTGTCCAAAGGAATGGCACAAAAAATTCAGTTTGTCGTTTGTGTGTTGCACAAACCAAAATTGTTGATTTTTGATGAGCCCTTTTCTGGTTTCGATCCTGTAAATGCAAATGTTATAAAGGATGAAATTTTGAAGTTGCGAGAAGATGGCGCCACCATAATTTTTTCGACACACCGCATGGAAAGTGTAGAAGAATTATGCGATCATATTGCGCTGATTCATAAATCGAATAAATTGATTGAAGGAAAACTGGATGATGTCAAGAGACAGTTTAAGACTAATAGTTTTGAAGTGGGTATTTTATCAGATAATGTTGAAGGTTTAATGTATGCTGTTACACAAAAATTTACTGTAGGACCGGCGAATTTTAAATCACTCAACAATGAATTGAAACTGGAAATTCAATTGGGAAATTCCACTCCAAATGAATTATTGAATATCCTTACGCAACGCGGGCAAGTGACGCACTTTGTAGAAAAAATACCAAGTGTAAATGATATTTTTATACAAACAGTAACAAAATAG